The window TGGGCGCAGGCGTGCAGCGCGAATTCGAGTCGGGCGCCGACGAGCCCGCGCCTTCGGAATCGCGTCAGCCCCTGTCGCTCGCGGAGTTCGGCAAACACCGGCTCGACCATCGCCTTTCGTTTGCGGTAGGCCCGCCGGGCGCCCGGCTGCGCCATCACCTTTTTCATCGCTTCCTTGGCGGGGTCGACCGCGTAGCGTTTGATCGTGCGTCCGTCTTTGGAGGTCGTGCACAAGGCGCGCAGCGCGCAGTCGCCGCAAGGCGCGTCGCCGTACCGGCGGTATTCGTGTCCGTGGTCGTTGCCGCCTCCGAGCGGCCGCAGCGTTTGCCCCGCCGGACAGGTGTAGCGATCCGCATCCTCGTCGTATTCAAATACGGCCTTGTCAAACCGCGTCGCGCTCGAGGCCTTCTCCCATTGGCCGCGATCGGCCTTGCCCGACGGGCACAGAAGATCGAGATCGTTTTCCATGGCCAGATTCAAAATCCGCTCGCTCAGGTAATTCGCGTCCAGCGAAAGCCGCGTCGGCGGCGCGTCAAATATCTCCCGATGCTGTGCGAGCATCGGCGCGACCGACGCGATCTCGTCACCCCCCTCGACGTGCTGTCCCAGGATCAAACGCTGCGTGTTGGCGAGCACCGATGGCCGGTACGATGGCCGGCGCGCGCCGTCCTTGCGCGGCTGCACGACGGCCTCCGGCTCCGTCGGATTCACCTTCACCCGTCCGTCCGGCCGCCGCTGCTCGCGCGCCGCCGCCTCCCGCTCCGACGCGATCCGCGCGGCCATTTCCAGACGATCCGCCGCCGCCGACGCCTTGGCGTCCGAGGGATGTTCCTGCGCCGCCGCCCGCGCCGCCTCGGCCGCTTCCAGCGCGACCTGGGCACTCAGCAAACGGTAGCGGCTGGCCACCGCCTCGATCACCGTGCCGTCCCCACCGGCCTCGCCCGTCTTCACCTTCAGCTTGCGGACGATATGCTTGGTCATCTCCAGGAAAAACGGCCCGCTCAGCGTGGCGTCGTGCTGCTGCAAAAATTTGCCGATTGTGCTGTGGTCCGGCTGCAATCCGCCGCACAACCACCACGCCCCCACGTCCGTTTGCGCCAGAGATTCCAGCTCCCGAAGGGAAGACTGGCGACGAAACAGACCGTAAAGCGTGAGACCAAGAAGAATCCGCGGATGGATCGGCTGGCGCCCCCGGCCATCGTACGTCGACGTGAACGGAGTCCAGTCCACGCTCCGGAGCCAGTCGTCAAGACGCAATACCCAAGATACGCCCGACGATTGAAGATACGAGCGCAACGGCGTCTCGCCCACGAATATCCGGTGCGGCGACGGATCCTTGAACGTCAGACGACCCGACGGCGACGAGGCGCGAGGATTGTCAAAAGACCGATCCGAAAAAAGCTCCCGCTGACCCGTCTCCGGCAAATGTCCCGCCGGACGACGCTTCCGATGGCTGCGATTTGTCATGACGTCCTTTTACAACGTCAAGATCCATTCGTCGAAAAAATTGCGCCGAGAAAATCGACA of the bacterium genome contains:
- a CDS encoding IS1182 family transposase — protein: MGETPLRSYLQSSGVSWVLRLDDWLRSVDWTPFTSTYDGRGRQPIHPRILLGLTLYGLFRRQSSLRELESLAQTDVGAWWLCGGLQPDHSTIGKFLQQHDATLSGPFFLEMTKHIVRKLKVKTGEAGGDGTVIEAVASRYRLLSAQVALEAAEAARAAAQEHPSDAKASAAADRLEMAARIASEREAAAREQRRPDGRVKVNPTEPEAVVQPRKDGARRPSYRPSVLANTQRLILGQHVEGGDEIASVAPMLAQHREIFDAPPTRLSLDANYLSERILNLAMENDLDLLCPSGKADRGQWEKASSATRFDKAVFEYDEDADRYTCPAGQTLRPLGGGNDHGHEYRRYGDAPCGDCALRALCTTSKDGRTIKRYAVDPAKEAMKKVMAQPGARRAYRKRKAMVEPVFAELRERQGLTRFRRRGLVGARLEFALHACAHNLKRAIAMETAAAKFVAEAAKNARLRNRLTTVAAILITAAAQNRKSAHIAATNAISALRSI